Genomic DNA from Bacteroidota bacterium:
ATGAGCGTGCAGAGCCGACGCCAGGTTTTGAGATCCTGGCTGATCTCACGCTTCAGTTGCTTGTACGCCGCACGAAGCTCTTTCCACTCGCTGCGATTCGTTTTACGATCAATCGAACGGTATTTCTCGAGCGTGCTTTTTGCATTGGCAATAGAAGCAGTGAGTTTGGCTGAGAGCGTATCAACAACAGAGCTGAACGCCTCTACGTCTACCTCGCGAATCATAGAAAGGTGATGCGTGAGCATCTTACGGTCAGCCTGAACAAGCTTTTTCTTGATCATCAGCGGGTCCGTACGCTTCAAACCAGATGCAAGGCCAAGCTTGCTGAGCGTCCAGATGAGATATTTGGTAGGATCGTACTGGTACCAGCGGATGCCATTGCGATAATCGCTGGCAAACGTATGATGGTAATTGTGATACCCTTCGCCGCTTGTAAGGAACGCAAGGATAAAGTTGTTCACAGCCGAATGCTCACTAGAGTACGGTTTGGAGCCCCACATATGAGCCAGCGAGTTGATGAACCACGTGCAGTGGTGCCCGAGGAAGAGGCGAAGCAAGAATACGAAGACAAAAGATCCGATGTAATCGCCTGTCATCCAGCCCACAAAGAGCACAACGAGGACGTTCACGAGCGTGATCAGCCAGCCAAAGTGCTTGTGCTGAAAAATTAATAGCTTGTCGTTTTTCAGATCGCCGAGGAAACGGTCATCAAACGGCTCGCCGTGTTTGAACATCCATAAGAGATGTGATTGCCAAAAGCCCTGCGGCGTACCGTAAGGGTCGCGCTCGCCATCGATGTAGGTATGATGCAGGCGGTGGTCAAAACACCAGCGCAATACACTCCCCTGTACCGCCAGGGTACCAAAAAACAACAAACCCCACTCAACAGGCTTCTTGGCCTTAAAGGTACGGTGTGAGTAATACCTGTGGTAGCCGGCGGTAATACTGATTAGCGTTTGAACTATTTCACTATTCACCATTTTCAATCAAAGCAAACCAGACAGATATCGATGAAAAAGAAATGTTTATTAAAACACATTAACTGTACATGACAAGTAACAACATGAGATTGTAATTTTAAACATTGATATTGAGAGAGAAGTAACAGACTCACTTTTTTTGTCCCGTTTTGACTTGGGCATCCTTTTCTGTTGTTATCAGAACTTTAGCTGTTATAGGAGGAATACTTTACTTTAATGTGGTCTCAAGGCGATGTTGATGGTCGCTCCACTCAAGTGGCAGCGAAGCAAGCAAGGCGATGAATGACGACTGGCAGTGCTATGCATGCATTAGCCTGACAAATCAACACAACCAGCAAAGTCCCTA
This window encodes:
- a CDS encoding fatty acid desaturase, giving the protein MVNSEIVQTLISITAGYHRYYSHRTFKAKKPVEWGLLFFGTLAVQGSVLRWCFDHRLHHTYIDGERDPYGTPQGFWQSHLLWMFKHGEPFDDRFLGDLKNDKLLIFQHKHFGWLITLVNVLVVLFVGWMTGDYIGSFVFVFLLRLFLGHHCTWFINSLAHMWGSKPYSSEHSAVNNFILAFLTSGEGYHNYHHTFASDYRNGIRWYQYDPTKYLIWTLSKLGLASGLKRTDPLMIKKKLVQADRKMLTHHLSMIREVDVEAFSSVVDTLSAKLTASIANAKSTLEKYRSIDRKTNRSEWKELRAAYKQLKREISQDLKTWRRLCTLILELDPKLKSAHIH